gtggaccaatccatccaccatgtggaccattcagatactttatggtattgattgatgcctccagcagatggtcacatgtatgtttattgtcaactcgaaatgttgcatttgcaagattacttgctcaaataataaaattgaggaatcaatttcccgattatacaatcaagaaaattagacttgataatgctggtgaatttacttcccagactttcaatgattattgtatgtctatgggaatcattgttgagcatcctgttgctcatgtacatactcaaaatggattggctgaatcattgattaaacgtctgcaaatgattgctagaccaatgattatgaaaacaaagctccctatttctatatggggacatgcaattttacatgctgcttcattaattcgcatcagaccaagtgcatatcataaatactccccattgcagcttgcatttggtaaagaaccagacatttctcatctgagaatttttggatgtatggtgtatgtgcctattgcaccacctcaacgaaagaaaatgggacctcaaagaaagattggaatttatattggttatgatagtccatcgatcattcgatatcttgaaccacagacaggcgacgtgttcacagcacgttttgctgattgtcattttaatgaggaaatcttcccaatgttagggggagaacagaaacataccgaaaaagaaattacatggtatgtatcatcattgttacatctggatccaagaacaaaacaatgtgaaaaagatgtacagcaaattgtgcacttgcaaagaatagcaaatcaaataccagatgcatttgcagacacaaaaggggtaactaaatcatatatacatgctgcaaatgcccctgctcgaattgaaattccgaagaaacaaattgaagatagtcatgatgtcattaaacgcctgaagcgtggaaggccagttggttccaaggataaaaatcctcgaaaaagaaaattcatagagaaacacaatgatcacaaaatagagaatgatgttcctgaagaaacacataatgatcacaaaatagagaatgatgttcctgaagaaacacatgatgatgaaaatgttttgtcagaaccacaaactgacgagaatcatgaaatctctatcaattatattaatactggaaaaatatggaaccgaaaagatatagaagaaattgatgatatattttcttataatgtggcaatcgacatcataaatgataatgaagatcatgaaccaaaatcttttggtgaatgtaaaaatcggcaggattggataaaatggaaagatgccatccaggttgaattggattcgctaaataaacgtaatgtttttggacctatagtccttacacctgaaggtgtaaaacctgttggatacaaatgggtttttattcgaaagcgaaatgagaaaaatgaaatagtaagatataaagctcgacttgttgcacaaggtttttctcaaaggcctggaattgattatgaagaaacgtattctcctgtgatggatgcaattacgtttcggtatttgattagcttggcagtatctgaaaatttagaaatgcgtcttatggatgttgttacagcctacttatatggatcacttgatagtaatatatatatgaaaatccctgaaggatttaagatgcctgaagcacaaagttcaaaacccagagaatgttattctgtgaaattactaagatcattatatgggttgaagcaatccggcagaatgtggtataataggctaagtgatcacttgatgaaaaagggatatgtaaataattcaatatgcccttgtgttttcattaagaaaacaacatccggatgcgtaattattgctgtatatgttgatgatttaaacatcattggaacaaataaggaaattcaagaagttgtgtcatacttgaaagaagaatttgaaatgaaggatcttggaaaaaccaagtattgtctgggtttacaaattgaacaaaaagaatgtggaatatttgttcaccagacaaattatacagaaaagatccttaaacgttttaatatggacaaatcaaatcctttaagtactccaatggttgttagatcattaaacatagaaaaggatccattccgtccatgtgaagatgatgaagatattcttggtccagaagtaccatatctaagtgatATCGGTGCCCTtttgtatcttacaaattgtacaaggcctgatatatcttttgccgtaaatttattggcaagatttagcacatatccaacaaagagacattggaacggaattaaacatatattccgttatctacgaggaacgacagacttgggacttttgtattcaaaagatgctaatccaagtataattggttatgccgatgctggatacttatctgatccacacaaagcacgttctcaaactggatatgtatttactcgtggaggcactgcaatttcttggcgttcacagaaacaaacacttgtaacaacttcatcaaatcatgccgagattattgcactacatgaagcaagccgtgaatgtgtgtggttaaaatcaatgactcaacatatccaaatctcatgcggattatcattcgacgagaagcctgtgatactatatgaagataatgctgcatgtgttgctcaaatgaaagaaggatacataaaaagcgacagaactaaacatattcctcctaagttcttcgcattcaccaaggagcttgagaagaataaatgtattgatgttcgtcacattcaatcaagtgaaaactcatcagatctcttcacaaaggcacttcctacgacaatattcagaaagcacatatataatattgggatgcgcaatctacgaaatttgtgaagaattgttcgtgtcaacatgagggggagtttacgtgactgcactctttttcccttactatggtttttatcccaatgggtttttcctagtaaggtttttaacgaggcagtataaaaacacgtaatgtatacaatcattatgatcatcatcacaagggggagtgttgaaaaattatttaaaaatgtgttaaatatttgtgttgaaaatgtgaatgttgaatgttgaaaattaggtaaaattaggtgttgaatattgaaaattagtgtgtgatgatgtaggtaatgatgtattttatttttggattatttgtaaaaattttctataaatagatctctcatttgtgaagaaaatcacaattgagttgagagaaaaatattataaagtgtgtagtgtgataattttaagagtttgggatttttactttttaccgtaaatttttactttttcacttAAATTAGATACTCTAATTACCTTtaaatataattcaaattatttagGCTCTATTTAGTTGGGAAGCCAACAGAatagaattaattttttttatatatataaaaattatattgtttggttataaaatttatttttaaaaagtaattgaaaaatatttttttagaagttaaaatttttggtttttgAGATGTTACTTTGacttatttgaaaataaaaataaaaatattttcagacCAAAAGCCAAAATCGTAATTGCTTTtcaataaaagtaatttttttttaaatgaataaaattacttattattttgttcgatagatCGTGAGTCGCTCGCGAACATTAaagttttattaatataatataattatgtattaaaaaaataaattccgAAACTTTCGAGTATTTATTTTCGAACAATAGTTTAAATTATTCACGAACATGTTTGAATATTTCGAATCGAACTCGAGCGTTGATTCAAACCGAAATCaaaccaaattttttaaaaaattttgaacttcgAATCGAAGTCAAACTCAAATAGAAATAATTCGAACTGAACtcgaaccttcaaattttcgtcaTATTTAGTTGGAGTCAGTTCATTTGCACACTTAATCCAAAGCtattttttatttggttgattttaaaaacaaacaaactgaGATTACAAAAACATCGAATAAAATCTGCGTTTCGAATTGATTTGGTTCGATTTTGAACAGACCGAGGCATTTCTCCTCGAACAACTAGCTCCACTAATGTGATGCTGGCCAACCATGGCAAATTAGCATTGAACAGAGATACattgaaaatgaagaaaaccAAGATTCAATGTCTTGTTCTCATCGTCTGTAGGAGAGCTTCAACCATTATACGGTTCTACAGAATCCTTTTACAGGACAGAAAATGGTAAGAAAACAAATAACAATTTCCTCTAACGAAGAAAAGAAAGATTACAGTCACTGAATCACTGTTATTAAGCAGTTCAATTGACAGAAAGCCATGAAATCTCTCTCTCGTCTCTTATTCACAAGCCAATTTAGTGTCAAAGCTGCTCAAACATATCGCGAACGCCTGAAAAGCCGATAATGGGTATCGATAATCCATTGTAAACATGTCTTTTCCGACCTTACCGAACTGGAGGATGATTTTGTCGTGATCGGATTGTGCTGGATGAGAGGTGGTAGGCGCCGTTGCTGCAGGCTGTGTGGCGGCAATCAACTGAAAGTTTTTCACCGATGCTACAGTCACCCGCCCTCGGAAATTGAGGCACCAGCATTGTAACTGTTCATGCCATCGGGGGGATTTGTTCTTGAGAACCAAGGGTCGCGATTTATTAACGTTGTCATCTTCATTCGACAGCCCTGCAATTTCAGAGAACCGGGAGCTGCTGAATTCGGTGGAGTGGTCCAGAGATTTTGAGAAGGAGATGCTCCGAAAGGAGTCCTCGAGGGATCTTGGAAGGAGTTCTGGTTGTCCAGGGACGACTCCACCAGGCTCAAGGGATGACATGGGTATTGAGTGCATAATGCAGTTCATTCTACGTGGGCCACGAGTCCCAAGCACGTTTAGCTCGTACGTGATTTGGGAAATGTTGTAATTTCCCGTCGGAACTTTTGGAGATACTTTCTTGGAATAGAATCTGCGGCTGGTTCTCCCCGGTGGGGGGATATGTGAACAAGTATGTGGAGGCTGTGTGTCATAGATTATAAACTTTGTGCCGAGAAAATTTGATCTGTGACAGACAGGAAACTAAAATATAAACTTGATGTTCAAAATGTAGCACAAAAAGCAACATTCAACAGAAGTATAAAACTCATAGGCATAAACAAGGAGTTTCACAAATTTATGGATTTagttattaaaagaaaaaattcaataaCAAGAGCCATAGTTCGTAACGCTAACATTGCCATCAATCGATAATTTTGTTGTACACAAAAGACGGAGAATCTACACATGAAATTAAATACCAAGACATATGATGAAACCGAATAGCGGTCTACATGAAAGAACGGAAATTGAGTCTAAGGTTTTCCTCAAAAGCCCGACTTGTCTGCCTAAAACTTGCGTGGAAAAATCAATGTGTTCCCGACAAGGCAAGGATTCATATATCAAATAAATACATTCTTTTTTCGTTACAACAGGGTGGGGGTTATGTTGTCTCCAGGGTTCGAACCCCTGGCATACTCTTTGTATCTTTTAAGATTCAGAGTTAAGGATTGGCAGAAGGATACCTAAGTTTTCCGATATATGTGCTACTTGATCTAGAAATGTTGTCCGCATCCATTGAGATAACATACTCTGTACAGGTTGTTCTGCGAGTTCTTTTTGCAGAGAGAAGAAACTTTCCATTTTCAACGAGCAAAGCTGAAAAAATTGATGCAGGAAATTTCTTGAGCTCACCACAAGCAGCAGGAGTACATCAAGCATAATAGCAGATTCAACTCATAACATCGCTGGTTAGAATTTTGATATCACAGCATCATTCGTGGTCATTGAAAATTCTAAAAGGCGCATCACATATGTATATTGAAACGATACACACACAGAGACACATATAGAAACTGCAATTCAAtagctttttttaaaaagaaggaCGACACAGACTTTCTAATGCATTTAAAAAGTAGGAAATGGAAGACAAAGTCCCGATTAAAGAGGGCAAATAAGTGTTTGAAACAGCATAAATTGGTAATGAATTagccaaaaaccattaaaaaagTACAGAAAGAGCATAGAAAAGCCAAAAGAAAACGTCAAGTGGACACTCACCAGGACTGAGACAGAGGAAAAGGTGATATGTTAAATTTGATTTGTCCCTCTTTATGAAGCATTGGATAGTTCCATCACGATGTCCCGGCTGCAAATGGGAAAACATAGATTCAGCATCTCTTACAGTAAAGATAAGTATGAGCTATTGAAAATGTCAGAACTTCATATGTACAAACAAATATCTAAGGAAAACACAATTGTAGAAGTACTAGCGTATAAGGTGAGTAGAGGTGTGAAAAAACATGGCTGTAGAAGGATGGGGTCTATGGGGAGTGGAGCAGGCCCATCTCAAGCTCAACTGAGCTGGACTCGAGCTCTTTCTAACGAACTTGAGCTCTACTTTAATTTTTCATAAGCTTGTGAGACGTGATTTGAGCTCACAAAAACCCAACTCATGAGTCCAACTTGAGCTTGAGCTTTTTCATATCAAGCTCGAGTTCTTTGTTTAGTTGGCTAATTGGCTTTAACTCATTTAAGCCCCAGATGTTACATCAATCTCATACAAGACACTAGCACCATAGAGTGACTAATGTCACCTGCTTCAATGAAACCGGAAAAGTAAGCTTCCCACAAAATTCAGGATTTCGAACAATTTCTTTGCACGTGATCCTCCATGATCGGCAAACAGAAGCACACGAGACCACATGCTTCCTAGCCGGCCATGTACTCTCACTCTCTTCCAACCTTTTAATCACATCAAATAGTAGCTCGGGCGGCAGATTAGCCCAGCGGCTATTTTGGACAACCAAATGCTGATCATCCAATTCATGAAACGAACCGTGCGACTTTCCACGATGATGACCAGACAACCTCACATCAAAACTCCTCCGAGATAAGCTCCCAAAACTGTCTCTTATGTCCCGAGCTATACTTCGGAATGACATTGATTCCCTAAACCGGTGAGCAGGAACAGAATGCAAACAGTACCACTCAGTTACTTGATCCTTTATAACAATAATCTTATTCTGAAAAATTATAGGCCTCTTGACTAATAGATTCCGCTGTAATTGAGCAATAAGAAACATTAATCAGAGACGAAACAAATAGCAAAGAACAAAAgactaaaaaatgaaaaggtcATCCATGGAGAGAAAATACCTACAGAAgctaaacaaataaataaatgcaaTAACAAAAAGAAGATGAAGTAGAAAAGGACTGCTTCACATGGACCAAAAATACAAGCAAACCAAAATGCTACACATCTTTtccaatattaaaataaagctAGTTTCCATACTTCCATTTGAAGAGGACAAACAAAGAATCAACCAGCTAAACAACAAATACTTCTACTGGTTAAATACAATCTCCAATCAAATACATTCAACACAAAAGCCAAAAAATTATCCAAAAAGGCCAAAACTTGTGGAGTTTAAATAAGAAATTCAATCAAACAATGCCCCAATACAAAACCCGAACCACCCAAATTAGTGGTATGATGCCTAAAAATCTAAAAAAGAACAATGAACACAGGCCAACTAAAGAAACACAAGCAAACTATTTGAATCTTTCAGAATGAGAAGCTGGAACTAAACCTTCAAGAATTACACTCAAATTACAGTCTAAAAGTAATGCAAATTTCCCAGAGGTCTTAATCAAATGGAAAATTGAAAAAGACTTAAAAGGTTTGACGAGTAAGATGTAGCAAACCTGCTAAAAGGGGGTAGGAAACAGCAAGGCTTCTATATCTTACAGAGAGATCTGCAAGAATAACAATAGACAAACTTCTTAACTAAAATTTCACAATTAAAACCTCGGACAGAAAACAAATCCACAAAAATCAAGCCTTGAAACACAGAGCCCacatagaatttttttaaaaaaaaagattaaaagaaaatgagagagccagaaaaaaaaaaaaatagacccAAGAAGCAAAATCTAAACCCAAAACCAAGATTTCACTATATCTAGGCCAAACAAatttatcaagaaaaaaatttaaacttttacCAAAGCTGAACGGATAATTTTGACTTCAGACACAAAAGCATCTACTTTCACCAAGAAAATCAAAGCTGAAGCAAATGAAATCAAAGATCTATACCTCAAAGCACAAAGAAGCCTCGAAAGCCCAAGTACATGGGAGATATATACAAGAACATGAATCTATATATTATTCaaccaaattttcaaacacagAAAGAAGTAGATCAAGAAAACGAAAAGGTGGGTCAGACTCATTAACCACACATAGTTACACGCATATTCACTACATATCACACCCTCTTCTTCACACACAGAAAAAGAGAGAGGGAGATAGAACCAGAAAGAGAGGGATCTGTAAGATGGGATTCGATCCAGTTCAAAGAAGCAAGAAGAAAGACGAAATGACCAGAAAATGAGGTatgagaattaaaataaaaaataaaacattattaatcatattataatatatcataCATATGAGTGCAAAGCAGAAGTCTTGAAAAGaaacaataaaagaaaaagTCTTTGAATAGTTTAATATTGTGGGGATTGGTTTGGTTCATGGTCAGAAGGTTGCGGTGCACTATTTAGTTTATATATTTGGTCACTACGTCACCAAAACCTGCCCTATGAAGCAAGGATTTCTTGacttttcatttaataatttatgcTGGGATCATGCCTTGTGtaaatatttacataaaataactgcgtttttaaatatttttggtctttttttaaaaaaattgtttaattagttcttatgttcttgatttggagtaggtctcttgtgacacggtttcacgaatctttatatgtaagacgggtcaactctatcgatattcacaataaaaagtaatactcttatcataaaaagtaatatttttcatataatacgacctgtgagaccgtctcacacaagtttttacctttataaaaatattagttttgttTCTCTTTTATGTTTTTTCAATGATTTAATAATACCAAAACCTCCGGCTTGATGTGGATGCGGCTCTTAATGATCAACTAATCTCAATCGTATTGCTGGAAATCAAGATGGGAACCTAATGCTGGCTTTTGGTTAGAGGATACTAAGCCATTCTATGTGGTGCACGCAGTTGAaaggtattttgttttttaacctCCGTTAACTGACcgaaattattttacaaaattttcccTGCAGTAGATTTCGTCGTGTTCAGATTTTTTTCTCACTCACAAATGGTCGTTCATACACTCATGGAACCattaaatgattattaatatataggTACTTGTGCTTAGGTGATTAAAAATATACCCATGAAGTCGATAACAGTCTCACTTTAATATCATATTAGACGCTTGGCAAATCTAGTTGTTCACTCAATAGcacaatttattatttcatctcCTACAATATCTTGTTAGGTGAATGATGATTTTCTTTCTTGGTCGGTTAATATTGTAATTATGAATGCTCTTTTATCAATAAAAGTGGTATGAGATtaccaataaaaaaaatggtgtCTTACATACCAAATGCAGTTAGTATAACATGCTCAatcttttataataatattatatagatATAATAGCATACCAAATCATACATCACAATGTTGGGAATCGATTTCTCGTATCCAAAACACtgcgaaagttttaaaaattttaatttgacattcaaaacgtatttggacactcgtatggtttgaacaaaataaatattcatagggtgtttatgaATATATCTTTAGTGACTAAATCACTTGACACCAACTATTTCGGGATTGGTGGAGATAACTCTTGTAACATTCCCTACGAGCGATCTTCTTgaaattttctttcttcaatctccaatcaagtccacgactggaataaTTGTTCCTtctctaaattgcactagaaaatttaaaaaagatttaaagttgagataaaaaaattaaacgacGGCTCAACCCCAAGAATTTGttgaggtggccgaaattttggataGAAATTGAGAGtggaatttcgaaaatcacaaccccttggaggctagggtttgttGCCTTTTAAACATGAGTCATTAACCtaatttctttaattataaGTTTAGGACTCCATGATTAAATAAAGCATTAATGAGCTTAGCTAATTAATttgactagtccaactagtttaattaattaatatttcaaagtccattaagaattttaattaattagcaTGTTGGACTAtatactcctacaagcccattatgcATACTCTcattatgtttaatttaatctttCATAAACTCAACCTTTTAGTTTATTATTTTAAGCTCTCAacttttcataaattcaactccttgaatttactatctcacaattttatataaattcaactctttaaatttattttctcaacgagaacaaattttccagtacttgtgtgaccttcaatggttcaAGTATATAGCTAGtcatgggttcacaactctttgtgattcatggCATtgtcttttattcgggcttacccttatttgccGAATTCTATGatccaacatttgatcatgagaatgtctgaaataattttttgattaaacccatcgaatcatgataAGAGTGTTCaatagcatcgccccatgattctttaggtatcactgatagtgcctgcaagaaccaatcagttatgattaacgtatagtacggtcccttcatttCATATATCCTGATCTaatatgcaaccattggttcatcgaggttTGGATTCAATAGCCATATGATAcattcatgaaatattcatagtgtcattGCATGCACAACCATAGAGCTCTTGTCCTTAATCTACATCTTACACTCTGACAAGAGATTTCATACACTACtatttcgttagatcacataGAATATCCACACTCGAAGATGAGCGTGAATTCCTGACTACAATGTATTGGTTCCTACACATGTCGCAATTGAACACAACCTCGCCACCTTGTGACCCTcacggagt
This genomic interval from Primulina huaijiensis isolate GDHJ02 chromosome 14, ASM1229523v2, whole genome shotgun sequence contains the following:
- the LOC140957075 gene encoding tubby-like F-box protein 8, translating into MSFRSIARDIRDSFGSLSRRSFDVRLSGHHRGKSHGSFHELDDQHLVVQNSRWANLPPELLFDVIKRLEESESTWPARKHVVSCASVCRSWRITCKEIVRNPEFCGKLTFPVSLKQPGHRDGTIQCFIKRDKSNLTYHLFLCLSPALLVENGKFLLSAKRTRRTTCTEYVISMDADNISRSSSTYIGKLRSNFLGTKFIIYDTQPPHTCSHIPPPGRTSRRFYSKKVSPKVPTGNYNISQITYELNVLGTRGPRRMNCIMHSIPMSSLEPGGVVPGQPELLPRSLEDSFRSISFSKSLDHSTEFSSSRFSEIAGLSNEDDNVNKSRPLVLKNKSPRWHEQLQCWCLNFRGRVTVASVKNFQLIAATQPAATAPTTSHPAQSDHDKIILQFGKVGKDMFTMDYRYPLSAFQAFAICLSSFDTKLACE